The Pseudomonadota bacterium genome contains the following window.
TCGCTGCCCCGATCCGCTAGCCGTTCGATCCAGGCGGACCAATCGCCGGTATCCGGTTCGGGGGCGGCTGCGGCGCGGAAAAGCGGCAGATGGCGGCGGATTCTGGCACTTTCCATGTCGTCGAGATCGTAGGCCGTCAGCATGTGCAGGCCCTCCGGTATGGCCTGGGCGGTCGGGTGCCCGTCCGTTTCGTCGCCTGAGAACCGGACCCAGACAGCACCTTCCGGTCCGGCTATCAGCATGTTGAAGCTCCGGTACTCACTACCGTCTATGACAGTGATACGCCCGACCGCAGAGGCTAGATCAACTGCTTCCAGGGCCATCAGCGGCAGCTCGCCGCGGCTTTTCTTGCCATCCTGGGGCCCCAAGGAATCCGGGCGGTTCA
Protein-coding sequences here:
- a CDS encoding NRDE family protein; translation: MCTVVVLVRPGHRYPVLIAANRDEMNGRAWRAPGSHWPDHPGIIGGLDELAGGTWLAANQAGLVAAMLNRPDSLGPQDGKKSRGELPLMALEAVDLASAVGRITVIDGSEYRSFNMLIAGPEGAVWVRFSGDETDGHPTAQAIPEGLHMLTAYDLDDMESARIRRHLPLFRAAAAPEPDTGDWSAWIERLADRGSESGSGESGAMTIGGTTGFGTVSSSLLALEDHHRAPIWLFAGGQPDKVSFDHIVTHTTDCV